In the Psychromicrobium lacuslunae genome, CCTTCCAGGGCATGGCGACACCGAAGCACCAGAGGCGCTCGACGAGTACACACCAAGCAGAATCCGGGCCGAAATCCTACAGACCCTCTTCGATTCCGGCGTGCGACCGCTGGACTCAGACGTAGCGGATTCCGGGGTGGATATTATTGGCTATTCGCTTGGCTCTCGGCTGGCCTGGGAGTTTGGTGCCGCCCAGGCAGAGCTGGTTCATCGGATGGTGCTCGGCGGTCCGGCGGCGATTGATCCGCTTGCTGACTTTGATCTTGACGCCGCCGAACGATTGATCGGCAGCGGCGAGGAAATCGCCGACGAGTCCACCGCTGCGCTGATGCGGATGGCCTCTTTGGTACCCAATCAGAACATGTTCGCACTGCTCAGCCTGGTTCGGGCAATTAAGACTGAACCTTTCGACCCGGCAGAATCAGTGCCCAAAATGCCGATCCTACTAGTCGCCGGGGATCGCGATGAACTTGCCAGCACGATGCCTCGGCTGGCCGAATTGAGCGCTCAGGCTGGCGGCGAGGCCGAACAACTACTGCTGCCTGCCCGAAGCCACGCCAATGCGATAACCTCCCGAGCCTTCAAACAAGCCGCCATCGAGTTCCTGGCGGGCTAAGATCCCACCTCTTCGGCTAAATGAATGCCGGTGACATAACTCAGTGTGGTTTTCGCTCCGCTGCTGAACTCGTAATGCGCGCCTAGCTGGTCTGTTCCGATCACTTCAAGATGGTCGTCGGCGTCCTTCACAATCTGTGGTGCGGCAAAGCCAAAACGTGCCCCCACTTCTTCAAGCACCTTGAGTGCCTTGGTCCGATCATCTCCGCGTAACGCCAGTTCGGCCACCCAAGCGGCGCTTGAGTAATTCACTGCTTGACCGGGCGCCCCCGGTACATCCACGTTGATCGAAGCGCCCTGCTGGAATTCGCTCCAGCCGATGCCAGCGAAATTCTTCGAAAGCTCACTCTTCATTTCGCTGAGCATCGAGTCGTATTTCTTCACCACGGTTTGCAGGCTTGGCCTGGCACCAAAGTCTATTGAGGACACGTTATCCGCCTTTCCGGAACAAGCACTGAGTAGAAACACCGTACAGAGCAGGACGATCATCGCTGCCTTGACGGTTGATACGGGTTTATCAATCAATCGAAAATTCCCTTAACTCCACCGATTAATCCGTTGGCTACGCCCTTGGCGTCGTCCAACGCCGAATTGGCAGCACCATCCACGCCCCCAACCAGGGTACCTATCCCAGTACCGACGACTCTTCCAGGCAGTCCTGCAATATCGTCGCCAATATCTCCACCTTGCGCCGCCCCATCCAAGGCACCACCCGCTCCACCGCGAATAATGTCAATACCGGGCGGAACGACAGGTACTGGTACCGGGAAACCTGGCACTGGGACCGCGAGACCCGTGATGCCAATCAAACCACGCGCCGCGTCGCCGAATCCGGAATTTTGACCTTCCACCGCTAAGTCGGGACGCCCGGCTACCACGCTAGCGATGTTGTACTGACTCGTGGTGTCGGTTTGTAGATACTTGCTATGTCCGCTGGAGGCGTCACCGTGCGACGAATCAGATGTCGAGAGATCGTTCAGCCCGGACATCTGATTAGGATCGTCGCCAAAGGCTCCTAAATCAGCGACCGCATCGCCCTTGGCTTCAAGCACGAACTTATGACCGTCCGGCACATGCAGGTCACCCGCATCGCTGGTGCCGATCCCGGGCGAACCGAAGACGACAAAGTTGTCGAAGACATCGGTGTTTTGCGCAGCCTCACCGGTGACATAAGAACCGTAAGAGTGCCCGATCGCGGTGAGGTTCGAGTCCGGATTAGCCGCATCCAGTCCTTCGGCGAAGTGCGCCAGCCCGCGCCCGCCCTCGATGCCGTTAATGGGGTTCGCAGCTTCTACCACACGTGGGTCCGGAATCTTGCCGTCTCCAGGTCCGGAAGGGGCGTCGTAACCGATCCAGGCGATCAAAGCAGTGCTGTCGTCACTACCGGTTGACATATTCAAGCGATCGGTGCGTCGTTTCAATGCCAGCATGTCGTTCACATAGCCGTTCAACTTGGTATCCGGCTCGGAGCCAATACCCGGAGTGAAAACGCCGACATTATCAGCGGTATCAGCATTGCCGACTCCGACTGCTGCCCGCGGTGGCTGTAGCGAGTCGTCAAAGAGCAACACCTGAGCTTGCTCGCCGGCCGCTTCGACGTCAG is a window encoding:
- a CDS encoding alpha/beta hydrolase — encoded protein: MNDSMLGANPDDLKGFAKYIDKTSHDLDLTTNTLDAVLNGQIRWFGQDAARCRQHWASSMRPHLSQAISMLSEVAKVLVRNAEEQIKASAVVSAGIGAGAGADGISPQPPLPTAPAAGSDPKDVTKWWNSLSEEEKARYIREHPGDIGNLDGIPASARDAANRLRLDSEETALLKELAGLGPDDDERRAEINKALGTIGQIRKSVTDVEAAGEQAQVLLFDDSLQPPRAAVGVGNADTADNVGVFTPGIGSEPDTKLNGYVNDMLALKRRTDRLNMSTGSDDSTALIAWIGYDAPSGPGDGKIPDPRVVEAANPINGIEGGRGLAHFAEGLDAANPDSNLTAIGHSYGSYVTGEAAQNTDVFDNFVVFGSPGIGTSDAGDLHVPDGHKFVLEAKGDAVADLGAFGDDPNQMSGLNDLSTSDSSHGDASSGHSKYLQTDTTSQYNIASVVAGRPDLAVEGQNSGFGDAARGLIGITGLAVPVPGFPVPVPVVPPGIDIIRGGAGGALDGAAQGGDIGDDIAGLPGRVVGTGIGTLVGGVDGAANSALDDAKGVANGLIGGVKGIFD
- a CDS encoding alpha/beta fold hydrolase, with protein sequence MTHSVEGRSSTLSSYHFGAATGRPVLLIHGFASSTELNWVQAGWLGALEAAGRRVISIDLPGHGDTEAPEALDEYTPSRIRAEILQTLFDSGVRPLDSDVADSGVDIIGYSLGSRLAWEFGAAQAELVHRMVLGGPAAIDPLADFDLDAAERLIGSGEEIADESTAALMRMASLVPNQNMFALLSLVRAIKTEPFDPAESVPKMPILLVAGDRDELASTMPRLAELSAQAGGEAEQLLLPARSHANAITSRAFKQAAIEFLAG
- a CDS encoding LppA family lipoprotein, which gives rise to MIDKPVSTVKAAMIVLLCTVFLLSACSGKADNVSSIDFGARPSLQTVVKKYDSMLSEMKSELSKNFAGIGWSEFQQGASINVDVPGAPGQAVNYSSAAWVAELALRGDDRTKALKVLEEVGARFGFAAPQIVKDADDHLEVIGTDQLGAHYEFSSGAKTTLSYVTGIHLAEEVGS